Proteins encoded in a region of the Bombyx mori chromosome 23, ASM3026992v2 genome:
- the ae45 gene encoding alpha-esterase 45 (The RefSeq protein has 1 substitution compared to this genomic sequence), protein MVKVKVTQGWLEGEVLETVTGYRKYYSFKGIPYAEPPLGKLRFKAPRPALPWEGVKKATQHGPVCPQVDIFTEILIPGSEDCLYLNVYTPEINSETLLPVMFFIHGGGYKSGSGNVDNYGPDFLVAHGIILVTINYRLDALGFLCLDTEEVPGNAGMKDQVAALKWVKENISSFGGDPDNITVFGESAGGASTSFHVISPMSKGLFKRVISMSGVLFCDWSIAFEPRRRAFKLGQLLGIETENPDELLEYLQNVPVEKLVNTDPNIITMEELHKNMLKFYHFTPVVEKDFGQEHFLTREPIEVLKHGNINDVDMLLGFTNEEAIIGITLLEKHLVHLYNKYIDLFAPRLITIKATPDKVLEISDRIRHFYFGNKKVNLESMREFVTFVNDCGFIYPIHRFAGKLSDLINTKVFMYKFSMFSNRNVYGAAGANYKITGASHLEDLMYLFDAKKFDLKIETTSREYRLINLACTIFTNFAKFGNPTPDTSLGVKWPEYNKETRKYCDIGDELTIGLDNYRQTVDFWKKVYEDAGLEF, encoded by the exons ATGGTCAAAGTAAAAGTAACGCAAGGCTGGTTGGAAGGCGAGGTGCTGGAGACCGTGACCGGGTATAGAAAGTACTATAGCTTCAAGGGTATTCCATATGCTGAACCTCCCTTAGGAAAACTCAGATTCAAG GCTCCGCGACCAGCGCTGCCCTGGGAGGGAGTCAAAAAAGCAACACAGCATGGACCTGTATGCCCTCAAGTGGACATCTTCACAGAAATCCTGATTCCGGGAAGTGAAGATTGTCTTTATTTAAACGTGTACACGCCCGAAATCAATTCTGAAACGCTCTTACCAGTCATGTTCTTCATCCATGGAGGTGGTTACAAGAGTGGCTCAGGAAATGTTGACAATTATGGACCCGACTTCCTTGTAGCCCACGGAATAGTATTAGTCACGATTAATTACAGACTTGACGCATTAGGATTCCTTTGCTTGGACACTGAAGAAGTGCCAGGAAATGCTGGTATGAAAGACCAAGTAGCTGCTTTAAAGTGGGTTAAAGAGAATATTTCAAGTTTTGGTGGAGATCCAGATAACATTACTGTGTTTGGTGAAAGTGCCGGTGGGGCGTCTACATCTTTCCACGTCATATCGCCGATGTCAAAAGGCTTGTTTAAAAGAGTGATTTCGATGAGCGGGGTCCTATTCTGTGATTGGTCCATAGCATTCGAACCAAGAAGAAGAGCGTTCAAACTTGGACAGCTTTTGGGAATTGAAACCGAGAATCCAGATGAATTACTCGAATATCTACAAAACGTTCCAGTAGAGAAATTAGTCAATACAGATCCTAACATAATAACAATGGAAGAACTACACAAAAATATGCTCAAATTTTATCATTTCACGCCAGTTGTCGAAAAAGATTTTGGTCAAGAACACTTTTTGACACGTGAACCAATTGAAGTCCTTAAACATGGAAATATTAATGATGTAGATATGCTATTAGGTTTCACAAATGAAGAAGCAATAATAGGAATAACGCTTTTAGAGAAACATCTAGTGCATTTGTACAATAAGTACATCGATTTGTTCGCACCTAGGTTGATAACAATTAAGGCGACACCAGATAAAGTCTTAGAAATATCCGACAGAATACGTCATTTTTATTTCGGCAATAAAAAGGTTAATTTAGAATCTATGAGGGAATTTGTCACGTTTGTTAACGACTGTGGATTTATATATCCCATTCACAGATTTGCGGGTAAATTGTCGGATCTAATTAATACGAAAGTTTTCATGTACAAATTTTCGATGTTTTCAAATCGAAATGTGTATGGTGCGGCCGGTGCTAATTACAAGATAACTGGGGCCTCGCATTTGGAAGATTTGATGTATCTGTTTGACGCCAAAAAATTTGACTTGAAGATTGAGACAACGAGCAGGGAATATCGTTTAATTAATCTGGCTTGCACAATTTTTACCAATTTTGCGAAATTTGG TAATCCAACACCGGACACATCTCTGGGAGTGAAGTGGCCAGAATACAATAAAGAGACAAGAAAATACTGCGACATCGGAGATGAGCTCACCATTGGACTGGATAACTACAGACAGACAGTCGACTTCTGGAAAAAAGTATATGAAGATGCCGGTCTAGAATTCTAA